The proteins below are encoded in one region of Scyliorhinus torazame isolate Kashiwa2021f chromosome 8, sScyTor2.1, whole genome shotgun sequence:
- the kif3b gene encoding kinesin-like protein KIF3B isoform X1, producing the protein MSKLKSSESVKVVVRCRPINEKEIAGGYGRIVDIDAKLGQILVKTPKAGPSELPKTFTFDAVYDYNSKQVELYDETFRPLVESVLLGFNGTIFAYGQTGTGKTYTMEGLRTDPERRGVIPNSFEHVFTHISRSQNQQYLVRASYLEIYQEEIKDLLAKDQTKRLELKERPDTGVYVKDLSSFVTKNVKEIEHVMNVGNQNRSVGSTNMNEHSSRSHAIFVITVECSEIGLDGENHIRVGKLNLVDLAGSERQAKTGAQGERLKEATKINLSLSALGNVISALVDGKSTHIPYRDSKLTRLLQDSLGGNAKTVMVANIGPASYNCEETLTTLRYANRAKNIKNKPRVNEDPKDALLREFQEEIARLKAQLAKRGGGKRKKKNRRRLGVEGEEEIEEDDGEGEEDEGIKNEPEYWREQQEKLEREKKAILDDHSLVADEKQKLLREKEKKMGDVRREREASETLATKIKAMESKLLVGGKNIVDHTNEQQKVLEQRRQEIAEQKRREREMQQQMETQDEETLELKETYSSLQQEVDVKTKKLKKLFAKLQAVKAEIHDLQEEHIKERQELEQTQNELTRELKLKHLVIENFIPLEEKNKIMNRAYFDDEEDQWKTQPITRIEGNQQMMKRPVSAIGYKRPLSSYAKMALISRSDPRYRAENILLLELDMPSRTTRDYEGPAIAPKVQAALEAALQDEDELQVDASTFDPLRSDSARKLKPSRPKTGRKIGPSSSAGSGTHLYPQSRGLVPK; encoded by the exons ATGTCAAAGTTAAAAAGTTCTGAATCGGTTAAGGTGGTTGTGCGCTGTCGGCCAATTAATGAGAAGGAAATTGCAGGTGGCTATGGAAGAATTGTTGACATAGATGCAAAACTGGGTCAGATTTTGGTGAAAACCCCCAAAGCAGGTCCAAGTGAACTACCCAAGACTTTCACATTTGATGCTGTGTATGACTACAATTCTAAACAAGTAGAACTATATGATGAGACCTTTCGGCCTCTTGTGGAATCAGTTCTACTGGGTTTTAATGGGACAATTTTTGCTTATGGACAGACTGGAACAGGGAAAACATACACCATGGAGGGACTCCGCACAGACCCTGAAAGGAGAGGTGTAATCCCAAATTCCTTTGAGCACGTATTCACACACATCTCAAGATCACAAAATCAGCAGTACTTGGTTAGAGCTTCATATCTGGAGATTTACCAAGAAGAAATAAAGGATTTACTTGCAAAAGATCAAACTAAAAGGTTGGAGCTAAAGGAGAGGCCAGACACTGGTGTATATGTCAAAGACTTGTCTTCCTTTGTGACAAAAAATGTGAAAGAAATTGAACACGTTATGAATGTTGGTAATCAGAATCGGTCCGTTGGTTCCACAAACATGAACGAACACAGCTCTCGTTCCCATGCTATCTTTGTTATAACAGTTGAATGCAGTGAAATTGGACTTGATGGAGAGAACCATATACGTGTGGGAAAGTTAAATTTAGTCGACCTTGCTGGGAGTGAACGACAAGCTAAAACTGGAGCTCAAGGGGAACGGTTAAAAGAAGCTACAAAAATTAATCTTTCTCTCTCAGCACTAGGCAATGTAATATCTGCACTTGTGGATGGTAAAAGCACCCATATTCCCTACAGAGATTCAAAGCTAACTCGATTGCTTCAGGACTCATTGGGAGGGAATGCCAAGACTGTTATGGTGGCAAATATTGGTCCTGCTTCCTATAACTGTGAGGAGACGCTTACAACTCTACGATATGCAAATCGCGCCAAGAACATTAAGAATAAACCACGCGTAAATGAAGATCCTAAAGATGCACTTTTGAGAGAGTTTCAGGAGGAGATAGCTCGGCTGAAAGCTCAATTGGCGAAGCGGGGTGGAGGCAAGCGGAAGAAGAAGAATCGAAGGAGGCTGGGGGTAGAAGGAGAGGAGGAAATAGAGGAGGATGATGGCGAAGGGGAAGAGGATGAAGGAATTAAAAATGAACCTGAATATTGGAGGGAACAGCAGGAAAAGCTGGAGAGAGAAAAGAAAGCCATTCTGGACGACCACAGCTTGGTGGCAGATGAGAAACAGAAACTTTTGCGTGAAAAGGAGAAAAAGATGGGAGatgtacggagagagagagaagcctcgGAGACCCTTGCCACTAAAATTAAG GCAATGGAAAGCAAACTTCTGGTCGGAGGCAAGAATATTGTGGATCACACAAATGAACAGCAGAAGGTTCTTGAACAGAGGCGTCAAGAAATTGCAGAGCAG AAACGCCGGGAACGTGAGATGCAGCAGCAAATGGAGACTCAGGATGAAGAGACACTGGAGCTGAAGGAGACGTACAGTTCTCTCCAGCAAGAAGTGGATGTCAAAACTAAGAAGCTGAAAAAG TTATTTGCTAAGCTCCAGGCAGTAAAAGCTGAGATTCATGATCTGCAAGAAGAACACATCAAAGAACGACAGGAACTGGAACAAACACAGAATGAACTAACCAGGGAACTCAAACTTAA GCACCTTGTGATTGAGAACTTCATACCTTTggaagaaaaaaataaaataatgaacAGAGCTTATTTTGATGATGAAGAGGACCAGTGGAAGACCCAGCCAATTACACGAATTGAAGG CAATCAGCAGATGATGAAGCGACCTGTATCAGCAATCGGATACAAGAGACCACTTAGTAGTTATGCAAAAATGGCATTGATATCAAGATCAGACCCCAGATACAGG GCTGAAAACATCTTGCTCTTGGAACTGGACATGCCCAGCCGAACTACTCGAGATTATGAGGGACCAGCCATTGCTCCAAAGGTACAGGCAGCACTGGAAGCTGCTCTGCAAGATGAAGATGAGCTTCAAGTAGATGCCTCTACATTTGATCCTCTAAGAAGTGACAGTG
- the kif3b gene encoding kinesin-like protein KIF3B isoform X2, translated as MSKLKSSESVKVVVRCRPINEKEIAGGYGRIVDIDAKLGQILVKTPKAGPSELPKTFTFDAVYDYNSKQVELYDETFRPLVESVLLGFNGTIFAYGQTGTGKTYTMEGLRTDPERRGVIPNSFEHVFTHISRSQNQQYLVRASYLEIYQEEIKDLLAKDQTKRLELKERPDTGVYVKDLSSFVTKNVKEIEHVMNVGNQNRSVGSTNMNEHSSRSHAIFVITVECSEIGLDGENHIRVGKLNLVDLAGSERQAKTGAQGERLKEATKINLSLSALGNVISALVDGKSTHIPYRDSKLTRLLQDSLGGNAKTVMVANIGPASYNCEETLTTLRYANRAKNIKNKPRVNEDPKDALLREFQEEIARLKAQLAKRGGGKRKKKNRRRLGVEGEEEIEEDDGEGEEDEGIKNEPEYWREQQEKLEREKKAILDDHSLVADEKQKLLREKEKKMGDVRREREASETLATKIKAMESKLLVGGKNIVDHTNEQQKVLEQRRQEIAEQKRREREMQQQMETQDEETLELKETYSSLQQEVDVKTKKLKKLFAKLQAVKAEIHDLQEEHIKERQELEQTQNELTRELKLKHLVIENFIPLEEKNKIMNRAYFDDEEDQWKTQPITRIEGNQQMMKRPVSAIGYKRPLSSYAKMALISRSDPRYRAENILLLELDMPSRTTRDYEGPAIAPKVQAALEAALQDEDELQVDASTFDPLRSDSARKLKPRPKTGRKIGPSSSAGSGTHLYPQSRGLVPK; from the exons ATGTCAAAGTTAAAAAGTTCTGAATCGGTTAAGGTGGTTGTGCGCTGTCGGCCAATTAATGAGAAGGAAATTGCAGGTGGCTATGGAAGAATTGTTGACATAGATGCAAAACTGGGTCAGATTTTGGTGAAAACCCCCAAAGCAGGTCCAAGTGAACTACCCAAGACTTTCACATTTGATGCTGTGTATGACTACAATTCTAAACAAGTAGAACTATATGATGAGACCTTTCGGCCTCTTGTGGAATCAGTTCTACTGGGTTTTAATGGGACAATTTTTGCTTATGGACAGACTGGAACAGGGAAAACATACACCATGGAGGGACTCCGCACAGACCCTGAAAGGAGAGGTGTAATCCCAAATTCCTTTGAGCACGTATTCACACACATCTCAAGATCACAAAATCAGCAGTACTTGGTTAGAGCTTCATATCTGGAGATTTACCAAGAAGAAATAAAGGATTTACTTGCAAAAGATCAAACTAAAAGGTTGGAGCTAAAGGAGAGGCCAGACACTGGTGTATATGTCAAAGACTTGTCTTCCTTTGTGACAAAAAATGTGAAAGAAATTGAACACGTTATGAATGTTGGTAATCAGAATCGGTCCGTTGGTTCCACAAACATGAACGAACACAGCTCTCGTTCCCATGCTATCTTTGTTATAACAGTTGAATGCAGTGAAATTGGACTTGATGGAGAGAACCATATACGTGTGGGAAAGTTAAATTTAGTCGACCTTGCTGGGAGTGAACGACAAGCTAAAACTGGAGCTCAAGGGGAACGGTTAAAAGAAGCTACAAAAATTAATCTTTCTCTCTCAGCACTAGGCAATGTAATATCTGCACTTGTGGATGGTAAAAGCACCCATATTCCCTACAGAGATTCAAAGCTAACTCGATTGCTTCAGGACTCATTGGGAGGGAATGCCAAGACTGTTATGGTGGCAAATATTGGTCCTGCTTCCTATAACTGTGAGGAGACGCTTACAACTCTACGATATGCAAATCGCGCCAAGAACATTAAGAATAAACCACGCGTAAATGAAGATCCTAAAGATGCACTTTTGAGAGAGTTTCAGGAGGAGATAGCTCGGCTGAAAGCTCAATTGGCGAAGCGGGGTGGAGGCAAGCGGAAGAAGAAGAATCGAAGGAGGCTGGGGGTAGAAGGAGAGGAGGAAATAGAGGAGGATGATGGCGAAGGGGAAGAGGATGAAGGAATTAAAAATGAACCTGAATATTGGAGGGAACAGCAGGAAAAGCTGGAGAGAGAAAAGAAAGCCATTCTGGACGACCACAGCTTGGTGGCAGATGAGAAACAGAAACTTTTGCGTGAAAAGGAGAAAAAGATGGGAGatgtacggagagagagagaagcctcgGAGACCCTTGCCACTAAAATTAAG GCAATGGAAAGCAAACTTCTGGTCGGAGGCAAGAATATTGTGGATCACACAAATGAACAGCAGAAGGTTCTTGAACAGAGGCGTCAAGAAATTGCAGAGCAG AAACGCCGGGAACGTGAGATGCAGCAGCAAATGGAGACTCAGGATGAAGAGACACTGGAGCTGAAGGAGACGTACAGTTCTCTCCAGCAAGAAGTGGATGTCAAAACTAAGAAGCTGAAAAAG TTATTTGCTAAGCTCCAGGCAGTAAAAGCTGAGATTCATGATCTGCAAGAAGAACACATCAAAGAACGACAGGAACTGGAACAAACACAGAATGAACTAACCAGGGAACTCAAACTTAA GCACCTTGTGATTGAGAACTTCATACCTTTggaagaaaaaaataaaataatgaacAGAGCTTATTTTGATGATGAAGAGGACCAGTGGAAGACCCAGCCAATTACACGAATTGAAGG CAATCAGCAGATGATGAAGCGACCTGTATCAGCAATCGGATACAAGAGACCACTTAGTAGTTATGCAAAAATGGCATTGATATCAAGATCAGACCCCAGATACAGG GCTGAAAACATCTTGCTCTTGGAACTGGACATGCCCAGCCGAACTACTCGAGATTATGAGGGACCAGCCATTGCTCCAAAGGTACAGGCAGCACTGGAAGCTGCTCTGCAAGATGAAGATGAGCTTCAAGTAGATGCCTCTACATTTGATCCTCTAAGAAGTGACAGTG